The genomic window TGAAGAAGATTATAAAAACTTCTACAGAGAATTATACCCAATGCAGTTCGAAGAACCATTGTTCAACATTCACTTAAATGTAGATTATCCGTTTAATTTAACTGGTATTTTGTATTTCCCGAAATTAGGAAACGATATGCAGATCCAGAAAGATAAAATTCAGCTGTACCAAAACCAAGTTTACGTTACCGATAACGTAGAAGGAATTGTACCTGAATTCTTGACAATGTTAAAAGGGGTAATCGATTCTCCAGATATCCCATTAAACGTTTCTCGTTCTGGTTTACAAGCTGACGGAGCGGTTAAGAAAATCTCGAACTACATTACTCGTAAAGTAGCTGATAAATTAAAAGCTTTATTTAATGAAAACCGTGCTGATTTTGAAGCGAAATGGAACGACATTAAAATCGTTTTAGAATACGGAATGTTGTCTGAAGATAAATTCTACGAAAAAGCCGGTGCATTTGTTTTATATCCAACTGTAGATGACACTTACTTTACTTTAGATGAATTAAAAGAAAAATTAAAAGAAAACCAAACTGATAAAGATGGTAAATTAGTAGTTCTTTATGCAGGAAATAAAGATGCACAGCACTCTTACATTCAGGCAGCAAAAGATAAAGGTTACGAAGTATTACTTTTAGATTCGCCAATTATTTCACATTTAATTCAAAAAATTGAAGGCGATAACAGCGGCTTAACTTTTGTTCGTGTGGATTCTGACCATATTGATAATTTAATCAAAAAAGACGAAAACACGATTTCTAAGTTATCCGACGAAGAAAAAGAAACTTTAAAAACTTCGTTAGAAGCTTATATTCCAAAAGCTTACAGCGTACAATTGGAAGCTATGGACAGCCAGGCAGCTCCATTTATCATTACGCAGCCAGAATTTATGCGTAGAATGAAAGAAATGAGCCAGACAGGCGGAGGCGGAATGTTCGGAATGGGCAATATGCCAGAAATGTACAATTTGGTTGTTAACACAAATTCTGATTTAGCTTCAAGCATTTTAAATACTGAAGATAAAACGCATCAAGAGCATTTGGTAAAACAAGCTTTAGATTTAGCTAAATTATCGCAAAACCTATTAAAAGGCGAAGCGCTGACTGCTTTCGTAAAAAGAAGTTTTGAAATGATTAAATAATCATTCGAAAAGAATATTTTGAAAATCCTGCAAATTAAGTTTTGCAGGATTTTTTTTGCTCACAATTAACCTCTAAAAAAGGGTGATTCTCCCCTTTTTCAAAAGACTACCTTTGTATAAATTTGAAAATCAATAAATTACTAATAATTTATAAATTCTAGAAATTATGGACAAAAGAAAATTTACGGAAAATGGCGCAGTTCTAGCAATTATTAAAGATTTAAAAGAACAAATAAAAGGCAAAAAATTCTCTGATATAATAGACAATAACAACTACCAATATGTTGATCTGGTTCAGGAAGGCGGCGGCGTTCTTGGAATTGCTTTAGTCGGATATGTGTATGTTCTGGAAAAAATGGGAATCCGATTTTTAAGTTTAGCAGGAACTTCTGCAGGAAGCATTAACACCATGCTTATGGCGGCCGCAGGAACTTGTGACGTAGAAAAATCGGAATGGATTCTAGACTGTCTTTGTAATAAAAATTTATATGATTTTGTTGATGGAGACCGAGATGCCCGTGAATTTATCGATGCTCTTTTAAGTGATGCCGGTAATTTAAAATTAATCATTAAAGGTTATCAGGTAGTTGATAATTTTAAAGATGATTTGGGTCTGAATCCAGGAAATAATTTCCATCAATGGATGACTAATTTACTTTCGCAAAAAGGAATAAAGAATTATGCCGACCTAAAAGCGTTAAGAGAAAAAGGAGTTTCAGATAAGAATAAATTATATCGAATAAATAAGGTTAATCCTGGCGATAAAGAGGAATACAAACGTATAGATCATTGGAGTGAAATGGCGATCATCGCCGCTGACATTACTACTGAAAGCAAAATCATCTTCCCGAAAATGATTGATCTCTTTTATTCTAATCCGGAAGTTCAAAATCCAGCCGATTTTGTTCGGGCTTCCATGTCGATTCCGTTGTTTTTTGCTCCTTTTAAAATAAAAAATATTCCAACTGGAGCTGATGCTTGGAACAAATGGAATGAAGCAACTTGTCTGCGCACTTCTGTACCGTCTGAAGTGATGTTTATGGACGGAGGAATTATATCCAATTTTCCTATTGATATTTTCCACGAAAATTTAAATGTTCCCGCTTCTCCCACTTTTGGAATTAAACTAGGCTATGACAAAAATGAAATCAATAAAAATGAAAAATTCCCTAATTTAATAAGTTCAATGTTTGACACAGCGCGATACGGTTATGATGCTGAATTTTTAAGAAAAAATCCAGACTTCAAAAACCTCATCGGCTATATTGATACAGGAAGTCATAATTGGCTAAATTTCAATCTGACCGATGATGCTAAAATTGATCTTTTTATTCGCGGTGCACAGCACGCCGCCGATTTTTTAAACCGTTTTAATTGGGAGGAATATAAAAAAATCAGAAAAGCAAAAAGTGACTATTACAAATCAGTTTAGAATCTCATAGAATACTCATTAATAAATCATTATCCATAATTTTTCTTTTGTAAAATCGTTATAAATCCTGTAACCAAGTCTTACAGGATTTTTTATTGCGATTCACTTTTTTTATTACATTTGAATGCCTTTTTTATCTAACACAAAACAAAACCACTATGAAAAAAACCATTATTTTAATCACAACAATTTGTACAACAGTCCTTATTGGTGTTTCATGCTCAAACGACAGCAATGAAACCACAACTTCAACAGATGTAACAACGGTTGGCGCATCTCTTGCTATTGATGCTGCTAACGAAATGGATCTTAACACCGGACTCTTAATAACCTCAAATCCATCGACAGCAAAAACCGCAGAAACTCCTCCAGCAGGAACAACATGTGCTTCAATTACTGTCACAACGCCAAACGGAACAGAATACCCTAAGGTGTTTTTAGCTGATTTTGGAACAGGATGCGAAAGCGATAATCTAAAAAGAAAAGGAAAACTAAAAATAACTCTTTCTGGAGCAATAATTACAACCGGAAGCAAAATGACTATTGAAAGAATTGACTACTCTATCAACGGTATAAAACTAGAAGGAATTATAGAATATACAAATACTACAACTGTAGAAACAGTGCCGCAATGGACAAGAAAAGTAACAAATGGCAAATTCACAGACAACCAAGGCAAAGTATACACTAATTCCGGAATCTATACTACAAAACAAACTGCAGGTGTTGGAACTCCTTTTGTTTTAGCAGATAATGTTTATGAAATTCCAGAAGGAACTCATACCGTAACAGCAGCCGACGGAACTACTTTAACCTTGACCGTAAAAGAAACTTTAATTAAAAAATACTCATGTTTATTTATTTCTAAAGGTCAATTACGAATCGAAGGCGGTATTTTTGATGGTGTTGTAGATTACGGAAACGACAGCTGCGATGCCGTATATACTTACACACATGAAAATGGCAGTTCATTTAATTTATCAATGTAAAACCTTTGCCCAGCATACTTTAAATCCCAATTTAGAAATAGATTGGGATTTATTTTTTTTTATAAAAATAAAACTTCACTCTCTATACATTTAAACTATTTTCTTTATTTTGCACCCAAATCTAATAAACCACCAATGAAAAAAACATTAATAGCTTTTGTTACTCTTGCTATACTTGCATCTTGCAGCAAAAAAGAATCTACTGGTAACGTACATATTACTGGAAATATAAAGGGATTAAAAAAAGGCACTTTATATATCCAAAGAATTGTTGACACATCGCTTGTTGCAATTGACAGCATTAAAATAGACGGAAACCCTGCTTTTGAAAGTAATATCACTTTAGATTCACCAGAAATGCTATATTTATTTTTAGATCGTGGTGTAACTAATTCATTAGATAACAATATTATGTTTTTTGCCGAGCCTGGAAATATTACTATTGAAACTAATCTAGACAACTACATCTCTGGCGCTAAAATTACAGGATCGAAAAACCAAGAATTATACGAGCAATATTCTAAAATAAACAGCCGTTTTATAGATGAAAACCTTTCTTTGGTAGAACCTCGTTTTAGAGCAATCAAAAGACAAGATTTAAAAGCAGTAGACAGCATCACTAAATTGCAGGAAAACAATATTAAAAGAAAATACTTGTACGCTACAAACTTTGCATTAAACAACAAAGATCATGAAGTGGCACCTTATATTGCTTTAGCAGAGATCTACGACATCAATTTTAGGTTTCTAGATACAATTCAAAAATCTATGACACCTAAAGTAGCTAAATCATTTTACGGAAAAAAACTGACCAAATATGTTGGCGACTTAAAGAAACAACAGCCAACTCAAACACCAGAATAACTTCTGACTATCATATTCATAGAAAAGCCCTGAAAATTCAGGGCTTTTTTGCTTTTATAAAGTAATATTTTTATTTGGAACTATCTGCCCATTAATCCTCCAAGGATAGCAAACACAAAAAACAGTGCATAAATACTTAAAAGGATAATCATTAAAATTCCAAAAAATTTGTAATGTGATTTTAAATAGCCGAATGATTCTGTTAAAGCTGCTGAATCATTATCTCTAAAGGCTTTTTTAGCATTTGAACTAAATTTAAACAAATAATACACTGGAAAGAAGTAAAGAGCTGCCATTAAAAAATAAGCTGCTCCCATAGCCGCACCAAAAGACGCGCCCATACCGCCCATTCCTTGCATTGTGCCAAGTGCAGAGAAAATTGTTCCTGCAAAAACAGCTATTAAAAGTAAAAAGCCGATCCCGATGAAACCGATAATTGATAAGAAATAAGCCCATTTGGCTGTTTCTTTTAAAAAGTCTTTTGCAGTTGAATCTAACTGCAATTCAAATTTTTCAAATGCTGAAATTTCTTCCATTAGGTATAATGTTTTTAGGTTATCAAACAAACATAGGAAAAATATTCTTAAAAATAAATTCTAAAAATAAAAAATCCAAATTCCAAACTAAACCTGAAACCTGAAACCTGAAACTTGAAACCTGAAACTTAAAATTTGGAATTTCCGTAAATAAAAAAAACCATTCACTTTGTGAATGGTTTTTTGAGCCGATAGAGGGACTCGAACCCACGACCTGCTGATTACAAATCAGCTGCTCTAGCCAGCTGAGCTACATCGGCCTATTTTCCGGGTGCAAAGATAAAATTGTTTTTTAATATTCCAAAAAAAATTTCACACCTCTCTCTATAATTAAAAAAACCATCACATTTCTGTGATGGTTTCCGTTGAGCCGATAGAGGGACTCGAACCCACGACCTGCTGATTACAAATCAGCTGCTCTAGCCAGCTGAGCTACATCGGCCTCATTACGGGTGCAAATATAAAGCGGTTTTTCGTTTTCCCAAAATAAATTTGCACTTTTTTACACTTTTTTTT from Flavobacterium fluviale includes these protein-coding regions:
- the htpG gene encoding molecular chaperone HtpG, encoding MATGKINVSVENIFPLIKKFLYSDHEIFLRELVSNGTDATLKLKHLISIGEAKVEYGNPIIEVKVDKEGKKIHIIDQGLGMTADEVEKYINQVAFSGAEEFLDKYKDSAKDSGIIGHFGLGFYSAFMVAEKVEIITKSYKDEPAAHWTCDGSPEFTLEPADKTSRGTEIILHIAEDSLEFLDDSKISGLLNKYNKFMPIPIKFGTRTETLPKPEDAPEDYVNETVETDNIINNPNPAWTKQPSELSEEDYKNFYRELYPMQFEEPLFNIHLNVDYPFNLTGILYFPKLGNDMQIQKDKIQLYQNQVYVTDNVEGIVPEFLTMLKGVIDSPDIPLNVSRSGLQADGAVKKISNYITRKVADKLKALFNENRADFEAKWNDIKIVLEYGMLSEDKFYEKAGAFVLYPTVDDTYFTLDELKEKLKENQTDKDGKLVVLYAGNKDAQHSYIQAAKDKGYEVLLLDSPIISHLIQKIEGDNSGLTFVRVDSDHIDNLIKKDENTISKLSDEEKETLKTSLEAYIPKAYSVQLEAMDSQAAPFIITQPEFMRRMKEMSQTGGGGMFGMGNMPEMYNLVVNTNSDLASSILNTEDKTHQEHLVKQALDLAKLSQNLLKGEALTAFVKRSFEMIK
- a CDS encoding patatin-like phospholipase family protein, coding for MDKRKFTENGAVLAIIKDLKEQIKGKKFSDIIDNNNYQYVDLVQEGGGVLGIALVGYVYVLEKMGIRFLSLAGTSAGSINTMLMAAAGTCDVEKSEWILDCLCNKNLYDFVDGDRDAREFIDALLSDAGNLKLIIKGYQVVDNFKDDLGLNPGNNFHQWMTNLLSQKGIKNYADLKALREKGVSDKNKLYRINKVNPGDKEEYKRIDHWSEMAIIAADITTESKIIFPKMIDLFYSNPEVQNPADFVRASMSIPLFFAPFKIKNIPTGADAWNKWNEATCLRTSVPSEVMFMDGGIISNFPIDIFHENLNVPASPTFGIKLGYDKNEINKNEKFPNLISSMFDTARYGYDAEFLRKNPDFKNLIGYIDTGSHNWLNFNLTDDAKIDLFIRGAQHAADFLNRFNWEEYKKIRKAKSDYYKSV
- a CDS encoding DUF4369 domain-containing protein, encoding MKKTLIAFVTLAILASCSKKESTGNVHITGNIKGLKKGTLYIQRIVDTSLVAIDSIKIDGNPAFESNITLDSPEMLYLFLDRGVTNSLDNNIMFFAEPGNITIETNLDNYISGAKITGSKNQELYEQYSKINSRFIDENLSLVEPRFRAIKRQDLKAVDSITKLQENNIKRKYLYATNFALNNKDHEVAPYIALAEIYDINFRFLDTIQKSMTPKVAKSFYGKKLTKYVGDLKKQQPTQTPE
- a CDS encoding DUF5362 family protein, producing the protein MEEISAFEKFELQLDSTAKDFLKETAKWAYFLSIIGFIGIGFLLLIAVFAGTIFSALGTMQGMGGMGASFGAAMGAAYFLMAALYFFPVYYLFKFSSNAKKAFRDNDSAALTESFGYLKSHYKFFGILMIILLSIYALFFVFAILGGLMGR